The bacterium genome includes a region encoding these proteins:
- a CDS encoding PilN domain-containing protein encodes MPSINMIAPRRAEKQRLERDMRRLVLVILAELIIAVILGGWACTKAYTMRLNINRLDAQIAKLQPVVKEIEQYESATKKLTPKMDLLADAKDSTMRWYNSLDKLTQSLAASTYLTRISASQSTDKSVQTTVSLTGISDTQERVGETILRLQTIPDFDKVDLHFTKKMASNSQSGFEFEIGATMMNGNTSKGVSSDGASKS; translated from the coding sequence ATGCCTTCCATAAATATGATAGCTCCCAGACGCGCAGAAAAACAGCGTCTGGAAAGAGACATGCGCAGACTGGTCCTTGTGATTCTGGCGGAACTGATAATAGCCGTCATTCTGGGCGGATGGGCATGCACAAAGGCATATACGATGCGCTTGAATATCAATCGTCTGGATGCGCAGATTGCTAAACTTCAGCCAGTGGTCAAAGAAATTGAGCAATATGAAAGCGCAACAAAAAAACTGACACCCAAGATGGACCTACTCGCTGATGCTAAAGACAGCACAATGCGCTGGTATAACTCACTCGATAAATTAACGCAAAGCCTGGCAGCATCAACTTACCTGACGCGTATCTCAGCATCGCAGTCCACAGACAAGAGTGTACAGACAACGGTCAGTCTTACGGGAATCTCAGACACGCAGGAACGCGTCGGCGAGACAATACTCCGACTGCAGACAATACCCGACTTTGATAAAGTTGACCTCCATTTTACAAAGAAGATGGCAAGCAACTCTCAGAGCGGTTTTGAGTTTGAGATCGGGGCGACTATGATGAATGGCAACACGTCGAAAGGAGTAAGCAGCGATGGCGCAAGTAAATCTTAA
- a CDS encoding type 4a pilus biogenesis protein PilO has product MAQVNLKPSSKGITALIIIAVVIFFGCTLAYVAVAGKLKGTAAELKSKEEKVAQSKEIAQKLEESKLNYLDARSQIRFLESSVTTSAYVPTLLKQLEYLGKSVNLNVIGVRPQAIKEQTGPRKLSSGAQAAAGNVEAASEQRSQPGSQAVKTKTAPYDELNIDIEVEGKYMNALDFLYKLTSFPKIIAVNNVQMSPAGSEQVIGSPSLNIRMSITAYVLKDDAPVAAPNLPADTITGRNPSSEGRDGNEAG; this is encoded by the coding sequence ATGGCGCAAGTAAATCTTAAGCCCAGCTCAAAAGGGATTACGGCGCTAATAATCATCGCGGTGGTGATCTTTTTCGGCTGCACCCTGGCATATGTCGCAGTTGCGGGAAAACTTAAAGGCACGGCGGCAGAGCTGAAGTCAAAAGAAGAAAAAGTGGCTCAAAGCAAGGAAATTGCTCAAAAGCTGGAAGAATCGAAACTCAACTATCTGGACGCAAGGAGCCAGATACGCTTTTTGGAGTCATCGGTCACAACTTCGGCTTACGTTCCCACCCTTCTCAAGCAGCTTGAATACCTTGGCAAGTCGGTTAATCTCAATGTGATTGGTGTTCGCCCACAGGCCATAAAGGAACAGACTGGACCGCGAAAACTATCGAGTGGCGCGCAGGCAGCCGCAGGAAATGTCGAGGCAGCATCCGAACAAAGGTCTCAGCCCGGCAGCCAAGCAGTAAAAACAAAGACGGCTCCCTATGATGAACTCAATATTGACATTGAGGTGGAGGGCAAGTATATGAATGCTCTCGACTTCTTGTATAAACTCACCAGTTTTCCAAAGATCATTGCTGTGAATAATGTGCAGATGAGTCCGGCAGGTAGTGAACAAGTTATCGGTTCGCCGTCACTGAACATAAGAATGAGTATTACAGCATATGTTCTGAAAGACGATGCTCCGGTTGCCGCGCCGAATCTTCCGGCAGACACGATTACCGGCAGGAATCCAAGCAGTGAAGGGAGAGACGGCAATGAAGCTGGATAA
- a CDS encoding NAD-dependent malic enzyme, translating into MKKTPSPGNSISIRLRYPNSIGRLSEVTSAIAQAGGSVGSISIVSSDRTHIVRDVVVDTIGDEHAESIVSAVKAVPDVEVQDAYDCTFRLHENGKLDVVSKSPLKDYVDLSMAYTPGVARVCQAISKDRCAARDYTIRRNTVAVITDGSAVLGLGNIGALASLPVMEGKAVLFKEFGGVNSFPVCVDTTDTEVLVQTAIAVSVTFGGINLEDIAAPKCFEVERRVTEAVDIPVFHDDQHGTAVVVGAAFINAVKVTGKNPADMHAVVVGAGAAGCACSRALMDLGIGDIVVCDRKGAIYEGRGEEVPSKAWLARVTNKDNKRGSLKDVLAGADLFLGLSGPDLLRGEDMRVMSKAPIIFALSNPVPEVPPEEVADFAAVVATGRSDYPNQINNVLCFPGLFKGLLDSGVKRVTREMLTAASKAIASVIEPDELRPDYVIPSAFNDKVSARVTKAVMDVASDQNLAKTPIYFEF; encoded by the coding sequence TTGAAAAAGACCCCGAGTCCCGGAAACAGCATATCCATAAGGTTAAGATATCCCAACAGTATCGGCAGGCTCTCCGAAGTGACGTCAGCCATAGCGCAGGCAGGCGGCAGCGTCGGGTCGATCAGTATTGTGTCGTCCGACCGGACGCACATCGTCCGTGATGTAGTTGTCGATACAATCGGCGACGAGCATGCTGAAAGCATAGTCAGCGCAGTTAAAGCAGTTCCAGATGTGGAAGTGCAGGATGCCTATGACTGCACTTTCAGACTTCATGAAAACGGCAAACTCGATGTGGTTTCCAAGTCTCCCTTGAAAGACTATGTGGATCTATCGATGGCCTATACGCCGGGAGTCGCGCGTGTCTGCCAGGCAATTTCAAAAGACCGCTGTGCCGCTCGTGACTACACAATAAGGCGCAATACGGTGGCCGTCATCACGGATGGTTCAGCCGTTCTCGGCCTGGGCAATATCGGTGCTTTGGCGTCTCTGCCGGTCATGGAGGGCAAAGCTGTGCTTTTCAAAGAGTTCGGCGGAGTGAATTCATTTCCGGTGTGCGTCGATACCACAGATACGGAGGTCCTCGTTCAGACTGCGATAGCTGTATCGGTGACATTCGGCGGGATCAATCTCGAGGACATAGCTGCTCCCAAATGTTTTGAAGTTGAAAGGCGTGTCACCGAGGCTGTGGATATTCCTGTCTTTCATGATGACCAGCACGGCACTGCCGTAGTTGTCGGCGCAGCATTCATAAATGCTGTCAAGGTAACGGGTAAGAACCCGGCGGACATGCACGCGGTAGTCGTAGGCGCGGGAGCTGCAGGATGCGCTTGCAGCCGTGCGCTGATGGACCTTGGGATAGGTGATATCGTAGTCTGCGACCGTAAGGGCGCCATTTATGAGGGCAGGGGCGAGGAAGTTCCCTCCAAGGCATGGCTTGCCCGAGTTACAAATAAAGATAACAAGCGCGGATCGCTGAAAGACGTACTGGCTGGAGCGGATTTGTTCCTGGGTCTGTCTGGTCCCGATTTGCTTCGGGGCGAAGATATGCGAGTGATGTCCAAAGCCCCTATAATATTCGCTCTGTCTAATCCCGTCCCCGAGGTTCCGCCCGAGGAAGTGGCTGACTTTGCTGCAGTTGTAGCGACAGGCCGGTCTGACTATCCAAACCAGATCAATAATGTCCTTTGCTTCCCTGGCCTATTTAAGGGACTGCTCGACTCGGGTGTGAAGAGAGTCACACGCGAAATGCTCACTGCCGCTTCAAAAGCAATAGCGTCTGTAATAGAGCCTGATGAGCTGAGGCCCGACTACGTGATCCCAAGCGCATTTAACGACAAGGTGTCTGCGCGGGTAACGAAGGCCGTTATGGATGTTGCCTCCGATCAGAATTTGGCAAAGACGCCGATTTACTTTGAGTTTTAA
- the pilM gene encoding type IV pilus assembly protein PilM, whose protein sequence is MLNSLFSKETTVGIDIGSSCIKAVEIEPTARGWELANAAVTPTPPDAVKEGVVVNILDVAQEVRSLLKDAGIRATGAISAISGSQVIVRQVQFPKMPEAVLRKSIKYEAGKHISSSMEDSVVEFEILSDMPDSNEMNVMLVAAPREMVDSRVKVLESAGLEPLMVDIEAFALIRSLVEFSASDEYLRKTVALIDMGASHTDVNIVSKGEFALTRNIPIAGNSFTNAIKSLTGASFDDAERMKIEMAKDYPLDQISAMDDENRNWKVVQPLLDELIREIRRSVHFYQSQFPEGSADTMVSKIVLTGGTARMPGMDAYMSAKLSIPTVISEVFKQTAIGTNRVSESFVTEHGPILAVGTGLALKDLIPETKNAAA, encoded by the coding sequence GTGCTAAACTCACTCTTTTCAAAAGAGACTACTGTCGGAATCGACATCGGTTCGAGCTGTATCAAGGCAGTGGAAATCGAGCCGACCGCCCGCGGATGGGAACTGGCTAACGCGGCGGTCACACCCACACCGCCTGATGCAGTCAAAGAAGGCGTAGTCGTCAACATTTTGGATGTTGCCCAGGAAGTGCGCAGCCTGCTCAAAGATGCCGGCATACGCGCCACTGGAGCCATCAGCGCTATCTCCGGTTCCCAAGTGATAGTGCGCCAAGTGCAGTTTCCGAAAATGCCGGAAGCTGTCCTTCGGAAATCGATCAAATATGAGGCCGGTAAGCATATATCCTCATCTATGGAAGACAGCGTTGTCGAGTTTGAAATACTCTCAGATATGCCCGACTCCAATGAGATGAATGTAATGCTGGTGGCAGCACCGCGTGAAATGGTTGATTCACGCGTCAAAGTTTTAGAATCCGCAGGGCTTGAACCATTGATGGTCGATATTGAGGCTTTCGCACTCATCAGATCGCTCGTCGAGTTCAGCGCATCGGATGAATACCTCCGCAAGACAGTTGCACTGATCGACATGGGCGCAAGCCATACTGATGTCAACATCGTAAGCAAAGGCGAGTTTGCCCTTACCCGCAATATTCCAATAGCGGGCAACAGCTTCACCAATGCCATCAAGTCGCTTACAGGCGCATCATTTGATGATGCGGAGCGCATGAAAATAGAGATGGCAAAAGACTACCCGCTGGATCAAATAAGCGCAATGGACGATGAGAATCGGAACTGGAAAGTAGTACAGCCACTTCTTGACGAACTGATTCGCGAAATCAGGCGATCAGTCCATTTTTATCAGTCACAGTTCCCCGAAGGCAGCGCCGATACAATGGTCAGCAAGATTGTCCTGACTGGGGGCACGGCACGAATGCCGGGCATGGACGCTTATATGTCGGCAAAGCTGAGTATACCCACAGTTATTTCCGAGGTATTCAAGCAGACGGCTATCGGTACCAACCGTGTTTCCGAGTCTTTTGTCACAGAACATGGTCCGATTCTTGCAGTGGGAACTGGACTTGCTCTGAAAGATCTGATTCCAGAAACAAAGAATGCTGCGGCCTAA
- a CDS encoding secretin and TonB N-terminal domain-containing protein produces MRAKFIAFMLVLICLVSSAAFADKAITGINVVNKTDRVIISIQGNSALKMTPLVSPSGRYVGFQFPCKLIAKGGLVGIRSGRIYNVRYSNFTANPPRTRVVANTRSHVQYSTSWAGDKSRVEITIWKNGIPKATSAKSQAAYPLTPDASSAVSSITNITTTRAKTQVRKDMPAPLVSACTKAMPIPSARPAAPVAKVLGLTEVAEAPSVSVSIPVSSIPKDFRPRFSDEPKKIARADSGGNGRVAAASEKRVSLNFLGADINDVLKALSVQSGHNIVASKDVTGNVTVSLSDVTVDSALDYVAKLSGYAYTKEGGTYLVASKDSLKTLTSGNNGDPTTEVIKLSYAMADDVIDLVKNRYPNLQISKIGVERTARVGLSNNAGDSSIALRNNLLVLTGTESEVEAAKSLIEQFEDTLKVQVVESKRAIYKVKYVNAKELASAIAVLIPGIGITFAPTEGFDLAGPKSIKVNDSGSAVTQDESNKIQKEQNASQQASDQIGLMGVTGSQAGTSSKLVSIETRTRPLAIVITGRELDVEKALQLAKELDIKSPQIKIEAKITSISKTGEQQLGLDWSWDEISFTESPRNTWTRNATNFSATLDALITNGDATVLASPNLLCLDGKPGVFFVGDEVTYVSSVSSSSSGEKTYNTSTVQAGVQLRLVGSVNPDGYITLNLHPEVSTVTLTTEDSVTLPTVNRRFTDHVVRVKDGSTIAIGGLIREDEVESMSKIPLLGDLPFFGKLFRHKETSHDKNEVVMFITASSFND; encoded by the coding sequence ATGCGAGCTAAATTCATCGCCTTCATGCTGGTCCTTATATGTTTGGTCTCCAGCGCAGCTTTCGCCGATAAGGCGATAACCGGAATAAACGTAGTCAACAAAACAGACCGCGTAATCATCAGTATTCAGGGTAATAGTGCTCTGAAAATGACGCCACTGGTTTCACCCAGCGGCAGATACGTGGGGTTTCAGTTCCCATGCAAACTCATTGCAAAGGGCGGACTTGTTGGAATCCGCTCCGGCAGAATATATAATGTCAGATATTCGAATTTTACGGCCAATCCGCCCAGGACACGTGTGGTCGCAAATACACGCAGCCATGTGCAGTATTCGACCTCTTGGGCTGGTGACAAGAGCCGAGTTGAGATTACAATATGGAAGAACGGCATACCCAAAGCAACAAGTGCGAAAAGCCAGGCAGCTTATCCGCTTACTCCGGATGCTTCTTCAGCCGTATCTTCAATTACAAACATAACAACGACAAGAGCCAAAACGCAGGTGCGCAAAGATATGCCTGCTCCTCTTGTCAGCGCATGCACAAAGGCTATGCCTATCCCGTCAGCCAGGCCCGCTGCACCCGTTGCGAAGGTTTTGGGGCTGACAGAAGTCGCTGAGGCTCCGAGCGTATCCGTGTCCATACCCGTTTCAAGCATACCAAAAGATTTCCGTCCCAGGTTTAGTGACGAGCCGAAGAAAATCGCACGCGCAGATTCTGGTGGAAATGGTAGAGTCGCGGCAGCTTCGGAAAAGAGAGTCTCGCTCAACTTCCTTGGAGCCGATATCAACGACGTGCTCAAAGCGTTGTCTGTGCAGAGTGGTCATAATATAGTGGCAAGCAAGGATGTCACCGGAAATGTTACGGTGAGCCTGTCTGACGTCACCGTAGATTCCGCACTCGATTATGTCGCAAAGCTCAGCGGTTATGCCTATACAAAAGAAGGCGGCACTTATCTTGTCGCTTCAAAGGATTCCCTCAAGACTCTGACGAGTGGAAACAATGGAGATCCGACGACTGAGGTCATCAAACTCAGCTACGCAATGGCCGACGATGTAATTGACCTGGTTAAAAACAGATATCCCAATCTGCAGATAAGTAAGATTGGTGTCGAACGGACTGCCAGGGTAGGACTATCGAACAACGCTGGTGACTCTTCCATAGCTCTACGCAACAATCTGCTTGTTTTGACCGGCACTGAAAGTGAAGTCGAAGCAGCAAAGAGTCTCATTGAGCAGTTTGAAGATACTCTGAAAGTGCAAGTAGTTGAGAGCAAGAGGGCAATTTATAAGGTCAAATATGTAAACGCAAAAGAACTGGCCAGCGCAATCGCTGTTCTAATTCCTGGCATCGGCATTACTTTTGCTCCCACTGAAGGCTTTGACTTGGCGGGTCCCAAGTCCATCAAGGTGAATGACTCCGGCTCGGCTGTAACTCAGGACGAATCCAACAAAATTCAGAAAGAGCAGAATGCTTCACAGCAGGCAAGTGACCAGATCGGTCTGATGGGTGTCACGGGCAGCCAGGCTGGGACAAGTTCCAAACTGGTAAGTATTGAAACACGTACCAGACCGCTGGCAATTGTCATAACCGGACGAGAGTTGGATGTGGAAAAAGCCCTGCAACTGGCTAAGGAGCTTGACATAAAGTCGCCGCAGATCAAGATAGAAGCCAAAATCACAAGCATCAGCAAAACAGGTGAGCAGCAGCTTGGCCTGGACTGGAGTTGGGACGAAATATCCTTTACGGAAAGCCCGAGAAATACCTGGACAAGAAACGCGACGAATTTCTCTGCGACACTTGATGCACTTATTACCAACGGCGATGCAACGGTGCTGGCTTCGCCAAACCTGCTGTGCCTTGACGGGAAACCCGGTGTGTTCTTCGTCGGTGACGAAGTGACCTACGTCAGTTCGGTCAGCTCTTCATCAAGCGGCGAAAAGACTTATAACACAAGCACTGTGCAGGCAGGTGTGCAGCTCAGGCTGGTAGGAAGTGTGAACCCTGATGGATACATTACACTCAACCTTCATCCTGAAGTCAGCACGGTCACACTTACTACGGAAGACAGTGTGACACTGCCAACCGTAAACAGGCGTTTTACAGATCATGTCGTGAGAGTCAAAGACGGTTCGACAATCGCGATCGGCGGCTTGATAAGAGAAGACGAAGTCGAAAGCATGAGCAAAATTCCTCTTCTGGGAGACTTGCCATTCTTTGGAAAACTCTTCAGGCATAAAGAAACAAGCCACGATAAGAACGAAGTGGTCATGTTCATCACGGCCTCAAGTTTCAATGACTAA